One segment of Thermosynechococcus sp. HN-54 DNA contains the following:
- a CDS encoding DUF2949 domain-containing protein, whose protein sequence is MPYSPQLLHYLEQELALPPESIAMAVRQWQQQRGSLPIILWQYGFITLEQLDRIFEWLDQTRGDRLPKAP, encoded by the coding sequence ATGCCCTACTCTCCTCAACTACTGCACTATCTTGAACAGGAGCTGGCACTCCCCCCAGAGAGCATTGCAATGGCGGTGCGTCAATGGCAACAGCAGCGGGGATCGCTGCCGATTATTCTTTGGCAGTATGGCTTCATTACCTTGGAGCAGCTAGATCGGATTTTTGAGTGGCTGGATCAAACGCGAGGCGATCGCCTGCCTAAGGCTCCATAA